The sequence AGAATACAACACCAGCTTTCACGAACGCAGTTATTAAGACAGGAATCAAGAaatgaaaatataaaatttaCAAAAATTCCAAGGAAAATTTCACCAAAGGTTGTGGACCAGTATAGTAGTGACCTAGGGTTGGCAAACGGGCGGACCgtggctggcttgttacgggtcatacgggtaaagcttgcgggcttGCAGGTTAGCTTGTATAACTAATATCAAAATAACTGAACATACTACATTAATTCATAGGCACTCTGTAGGATTTCCCAGGTTCTGATTACAAActgattacaaaaaaaaaaaaaaaaaaggatcatgGCATGGACTAGATGTTAGTGGATACTAGCACATTTGAAGTATTGAACATAATGACCAACCACACTAATGGAACAATTCATCCAATTAACTCATAGGTGCCCAGGTTCTGATTACAAActgattacaaaaaaaaataatcatgacATAGGCTAGATGTTAGTGGATACTTGCACATTTGAAGTACTGAAAATAACGACCAACAACACTAATGGAACAATTCATCAGATAGCTCGGCTGTTTCTCACTTCAAAATGCCAAAATGATGAAAGTCTTCACAAGTAGTAAATTAAAGACAAACGAAGCTCTAGATGGATCACGAAAATGAAATCATTGTTCAGGGAATGATCCTAATAATGGAGCACGGGTATCGCCAGCTTATATTCTGATGGAACTAGTTCATTTCAAGAGAAAAATTGGAACCATAATGAAACTATGAAAGCACGACAACATTGTTATCTATCTTATAAGAGCACTAATCCGTAAAAGTACTATATAATTCACAACCTAGGTCACTTATGTCTCAATTAGTTCAAATCACATTTTCAACTATACATATTTCTATCTCTACAATGAAACTGGTAAACACAGATATACACATCAGCCAAATCTACTATGCACACATACTAATACCCGAATCAGATAATGCAACAGTGCGTAAAAAATCAATCATGAACAAATTCATCAAAAATCCACTAGCCAAATCCATCAATCACGAACAAATCAATCTACTAGCCAAATCCACCATATCCTCGGATTCATCAAAAATCCCCAAGACATATCGGATTTCACTGAATCTAACACAAATCAAAGCCTAAGGCTAATCTCTCAGACAGATTATCCACATACAAAAAAGGAGGCAAAATCAAAATTTTAGAAACACCTAAACCGATAGACAAAATGTGGGGACAATACAATATATATCAATAAAGAATTAAACAGAAATGTTTTATTACCTGAAACGTTAACTCAAGTTGTATACAAATTAGACAACTAGCCAAGTAAAAGGAGAAGATTGAAATGGGGAAAGGGAAAATATGGGAACGAAACTTCCTTCTGTATTTCTTGTTTCTTGCTTCTTACTTGTTTCTGTTCGTACATTCCAAAGGGTATAACATGGGTATTTATAGTTGGAGTGAAGGTATAATGGAGAAACACATGGAAGTGTACGTGGCAGTCAACAGGATTATtcttaggccggttcctatgggtgTTCAAATCAATTCCAGTTTTGCACCCATTatggagctggcaaacaagcaagGGAAAATTATGTTCAGGGTCCATccatgggtaacccataatatgaggcacttaattaaaagaagtttaaatctaggtccCGAAATATTAAAAGGTTTTGATACCCTTATCCATCTTGTCaatcccataattaaataaaatttaaaatctaagcccaaaattattaaaatataatAAACATGATGTCACACCCATCTTTATCACCGACAACCACCACCAACTACCGCCACCGCCCaaaaccaccgccaccaccgccTCCGACCACCACTACCAACCGACGGCGACGGCCACCACCGCCGGCCATCACCACCGACCACCGCCTCCCACCAAtaacatatggatgtgtaatccgAAGTTACATATGCAATgtgcatgtgtatccagaagttacacatgggtATGGTATGAAAAGGTTACACATGCGTACGACATGTGtaagcagaagttacacatgcatatgacatgtgtaagcagaggttacacatccatatggcatgtgtaatgagaaattacacatcaaaaaaacagacatcaaaaaaaacataaaaaaaacatgCATTACTTTAAGatttatttacaataatttcttagcatgtgtaactaaaagttacacacgcatctgtctagtgtaattgggaGTTACATATGCACCTATCTAGTGCGATTGAgatttacacatgcatctgacttgtgtattcagcgtcaactccaattccagcaagaccaataccacaaataagcaattagcttttataaAGTTAttggaaacctgaaatataacaccAAGCAATCAGTTTTTATAAAGattaaatgaacagtacatacaacaatgtatagTTTCACATGCAACTGACTAATGTAACTAGAAGTTAGACATTCATATTGGAATTCAGACTTCTTATTCCTTTCTAACCACAATCACATTAGATTTCACGACTGAATCTAGCAAAATCATCAGCATCTTCCTagtgtaacttttagttacacgtgcattttcctagtgtaactaaaagttacacatgcattttcctagtgtaactaaaagttacagATGCTCATATATAAATCACCTCCAATACATGAATACTAGATAGTTCAGTTGTAGAAGGCTAAGGAAGTACCTATACAGATATAAACGAAGACTCACAATCTGTACAAGTTTTTGTTGCAGGGCCATCGAATCAACTAACTAAGTCAAATAAAAAAGTGGTACAAAACGGACGTATTCATAGCAAGATAATACTGAAAAAGACGAAGTTACCTGGCGATTAACAAGTTCCCCTCTAACCAGTGAAATCAACTCTAAATAGAGCTTGTACGTATAAGCACGCGCATACAAAATCTACCAAAATCATTTGAAACCTAAACAAAAACCTTACTTAGAGTCACAAGCTTAGAATTTAAACTGTATGCAATTATCAGTTCATGGTTTAATGGAAGTTAAAGAAAAATTGACTATAGTTACATTGTCACGCACCACCACTGGATCCAAATCCTCCTCTAAAACCTGCACATGCACCTCCACCACCAACACCTCCTAAAATCACAAACTCAATAGGATAGTTACAACACTTTGCAATTTCAcctcataaaatcacaaactcaatCCGAAAGAATCTACTTAGTTTTCGCATGCAACTAATAAACAAAAATTCTCATCATTTCGGGTTCACTCAAACTTTTACACatataattagcatgtgtaactgcgagttacacatATAATTAACATGTCTAACTCGCAGTTACACatataattagcatgtgtaactagtatctACACATCCAATTATCATTGCATACTCGTAAAGCCTGAAGGCATCATACTAAAAGCTAATAGTCCCTACCAAAAATATACATTTGTGGATATTTCATTACGTTGTCCATACACTACTTTTGCTATGGACTTAAACTAGTTAGCCTAGTTTCACTAGTTGTTCCTACACTTACTTCAACAAACCATTTCCATTACTTACATATAGGCAGACACAGGGGCATATGGATTTGATCGAAGTAGCATTAGCTCATCACTGTGATCATCATTTATAAGCATTAACAATAAGTTGATCATTTCTGTTGTTTCAGAAAGGGTCGCTCTAAATTCCGGATCACTAACTGAAACCTGGTCATTCAAATTGGCATTAGCTGACAAGTAACTTTACATCTGCACAGTTGGAACCTAGAAATCAGTTTAACATATTATGGGATGAATCAAGATTAAGAATGTACAAGATACTCACATCATCTTTGGCTTCTTACTTCCGTCCTCGATATCCTCTTCTTGTTCTAAATCATTGCATTTGAAGTCCCCCCTTTCTACTCCGCCAACACAAGAACCTGAATTAATTACTATATGTAAGTAAAATCTATGTAAcctgaagttacacattcaatcaATATGTgcaagtaaaagttacacattctaattagcatgtgtaactagaaattacacatcaatttagcttgtgtaactagaagttacacatctaattagcatgtgtaattagaaattacacatctatttagcttgtgtaactgagagttacacatccaatcagtatgtgtaagtaaaagttacacatccacttagcttgtgtaactgagagttacacatccatataatgcaaagaaatgtctaatgtcttacacatccatataatgcAAAGAAATGTCTAATGTCTTACAcctaactgagagttacacatccatatctgTATTTGAATTACCTGTTATAGCATCCTCTGATGTGTTTGATCTAACAATGATTAACCTATAGCATCCTCACTGCAATCATTAACTGTAAGATTTCCAGGCTTAATATAATAAACAACAACTTGAGAATCCAAAAGAACTGAAACATACTAAAAAGAAATAGATGCAGTGAAAAGTACTGAATGACACCCCAAAATTGGGTAGAGAGAACGTACAACTGTGATCGAATTAGAGAAAAAAAACAGAGGTTAGACTTATCTTTCAGTTCTATTTCATTACAAAATCTGCTAATATAAAATAGCAAAAGACATTCTGCACAAGAAGTGCTAATTGAGAAGTATGAACATAGATAGTAATTACCTGCTTGCATAGAAACCATAGTGAAGCAACATCTTGCCTTGTGAAATTTATTTGGTATCGCTGAATCATTGCAGAAGCTACTTCATCCAAGATGAGTTTCATGCCTCGCCTTACACAAACAAATAAAACCAACAAAATCAACACCACCAGAATTGAGAAATAGAATTAATACTGAATAGAGATCATAATATCACAAAGAAACATCGATTTCAATGAATTTGTATAGACGAATTATTTTACAGAGAGAAGAAagttgaaattaggttttgaactTTGAAATGACTTAACAGAGGCTCTGCAATCCATTGAATCCATTCCCGGCACCATTCAAAAACAGCTTCCATTTCATATCTACCAAGAacatatgaaattgaaaattaaaggcgaataaaattcaatcaaatctACGGGTAATAAAGATGATGAGTCGTTGATCGAATCTCTAATCAATTTTTAGATCGCAACTTGAAATTGAGAGTTACAATGATTTTGACGAAGAACAGATCTGAAAATTTTGTTAAAGATTCTTCAAAATAACTACATGATACAACCAGAGACACTAGATGAATGTAAATCTAAGATCTATGTTAATTGAAAAACGCCTGAAGATTTATGTTTTGAAAAGTGTTTTTCTCAGATTTGTTTCTGAAATAAACAAACTAAAATCTCTCAGTCGAAGCATAATCACTAGTAGAAGAGGATACTTATCTATACGCTTGCTGATGAACTTGTGTTGAATTTGTAAATCGATTGAAACACAACTcgattaaatcaatacatgagaaATCTTTGAATCAACTGAAATCGATTATTTGATTGATATGTTAAATCGATTAAACATCATCAGCAGAGATCCATAAACATCATCAACTAAGATGGATGAAGCTAAAatcgtcgtcttcttcttcttcgtaaaacacgatctgaaaaccctaaaattattcAGAACAGAAactagagagagaaagtgaaaatgaaaatgaaaataaaaccgATGATATTCCTCCTGTATATATTCTAAAGggtagtgttgtcattattaaaattcgtaataattaattatgggccagatctgaagaaaatttgatgttttgggccTAGTAGTAGCATTTTCTTAAaatatggagttgacaatgaaggatccatttcattttgtagggcttctatatattgaacccatatagtaatagtatttttcacttctGGAAATTTAATTTACGAAAATGGGACGCCAAATAAATTCCTAGGACTAGATCTTTTTTAGCGTGAATCGTTGCTATAATTCTGCGTGGaatgaagaaaaacaaaggcAAAAGTAAAGAGGGAGAACAATGTGCGAGCTTGTACTGGACATATTCTTTCTTCAAATGGAATGAAGAAAAAACAAAGGCAAAAATAAAGAGGGACAACAATGCATGAGCTTGTAATGGACATGAGTCTTTCTTCACTTTCGTGAGTTTCTTTATAGCGGATGATGTTGATTTTGATCTAAAAAGAAAATGTTTTCAATGGACAATCAACATCTGGTGCTGTTGATGGGGCGGTTAGTAGCGATATGTTTACCTAGTCGTAAATTTGTGAAATGTCTAATGCACGAATGAGACTGTTTTATACcaaaagaaagggaaaaaaagAACCTAATTTAACTAGTGGCGATGTTTGGTACTACTATGATGAGATTTACAAAAATCAGGAACATTTTCGTGATGATGACTATGACCGTGACTTGACCCGTATAAAAAGTTGACGTTTTTGGCGCTTCCAAAAGTTTCGTCAAAGAAAGGAGGTTTAGAAGGTTCCGGAAGTGGTTGATCTGTTTGCCTCAGCATTTGTATTACTTCTTTCATGGTTGGCCTTAATGCTGCTGCTTCTTGTGTGCACAACAGACCCACTTGTACTACTCTTTTCACTTCCTCCTCCACATGATGTTCTACTATTTCGATACTTTCGTCTATTATGTCTGACAGTTTATTCGTCTTGTAATGCTTCCATGTCTGTATAAAAAGAGAATAGCTAATAATGATGATTTAGCGAGACAGAATGTAGTTGCCTAGTTTTCTGATTAAGAGTAATGAGAAATGACATACCCAAGTTACTAACGTTTCGAGCGATTCATCCGCAGTGAAATGGTTACTCTGGATACCAGTGACTATTTCGAGGACTATAACTCCATAACTATAAACATCAACCTTTTCTGTTAATTGTCCATGAGTCAGGTACTCCGGGGACATATACCCActtgtcaaaaggaaaaaaaaaacagaaacaagcAATGATTCAATAATGTATGCAATTGTTCTCATGTTGAATGTAGTTGCATAAGCTCTGACACCATGCTAACAGTTAGGTACTTACAATGTGCCGGCAATGACTATACCCTTGGGATTTCCTGTATCATCTGCACAAAATCTGGCTAGACCGAAGTCGGCAATTTTGGGTCTAAATCGGAGGTCTAATAAGATGTTGCTCGCCTTAATATCTCTATGAACAATAACAATTTGACAATCTTCATGAAGATATGCTAGGCCATCTGCAGTTCCTTTTATGATTCCAAACCTCTTCTTCCAATctaattctttcttcttttcattaTCTGTTTTACTAACACGAAAAGAAACGTCAGGTAACACTAATCAGCTTATCTATTTGCCAAAACCTCGCATTATAATGAATAGAAGGGAGGGGTTACAGTCACAAAACTCAATTATTCTCCCACTTCGCACACGCTTGCTCATACAGATCATCTCACACAAATGAGATGTGTAAGCAAAGTGTACGAGTGAGAGTTGGAAATAGATTAACTAATCTTGAGTCAAGTACTAATTTCATGAGCGTTGCTTGAACAATACTTTGAAATTACCAAATAGGAACAAGTTGAGGCTTTTGTTCGGAACGAATTCGTATACAAGAATGCTATCGAGAGTTGTAATGCTGCAACCAAGGAACCGAACCAAATTCTTGTGGTGACAATGACTGATCACATTCATCTCATTGAATATCTCCTCACTTCTGTTAGTAGGGCTTACGTAAAGACGTTTTACGGCAATTTCTCTACCATCAGCTAAAGTTCCCTACTTGACACACACACAACTGTATAAATAcctaagaaataaataaataggtTGGATTTGTTTTATGAATCACTTTATGTACCTTAAATACTTCACCAAAACCTCCTTGACCAAGTTTGTTTGCTTCACTAAAGTAGTGAGTTGCTTTCTCTATAGTTGAGTACTTGAATTTCAAACTCCTCTTGAACAGTGATTGATCTCCATCAGCTCCTGCTATCATTGTAGCTTGTTGTCTGTTTTTTCGATCATATATGAATTTCCCCGCGAAGATTCCAATACAAATAGCGAATACACAAACCATAGTAGCACCAAGAACAATCTCGATATACGTTATAGTCGTATCTACGCGaagaaacatgaaaaaaaaaaggacgAACAAAGTCAGAATTCTAACTTGAAGTAAAAAATTTCATTAATTAAAAATTGTAAAACTATAGGATGCAATAATATGCATGATGATTTGTTAACCATACATTTTGCCCCAATTTTAGAGGAAGTGATATAATGAAGGCTGTATAAGGTAGCAAAAAATATATTCTGACTTCTGGAGCAAACTCCAATACTAACGAAGATTAGTCTAGCATAATTAAGCTGTCATCAACCAGAAACAAGCAACAAACTCCATGAAACATCTTCAGTTTTACTAGTTCCTGAGAGTAAGAAATGACAGAGTGCCTCCTATAGGGTGTGAAGGACAGCATATTCCATGGAAGTAGACTTTACGATATGCATGATTTTTAGCTTATGCTCTTCATACTTGCCAAGTTAAAATTGAAATTAGTCAGTGTATATTGTTACTTCAAAATTGACCGAGTCTCTTGGAAACAAAGTGACATTAGCAGGATTGCAGGAATTTGATAGCAGATTATAATTAAGATAACTTACTACGAACAGAGCTTCTTGATGATTTCCCTTCTCTAAAAAATGGATAGTCAGAGTAGTGAATCATACAACCGGCTCTGAGATCCCAAGCTTCAGTAGCAGGAAGACAAGAAACGATAGTTGAGGCAGACTTATCAAGGCAAGAGGCGCATGAAAACTTGTCCAAGGTCTTCCAGCAGTTAGCTTGGACATAAAGGGGTGAACCCCAGAACAGTGGCCATGTGTACTCATCTTCTGTGTAAGCTTCCCCATTTGCCTTCTTGAAATTCTTAACCGTGTCATACACCATTCTTTTAATTGATTCTTTGCGGGATTTGTCATCTTTCAGTGTCGGTCCACAaatcttttattatttttgtccaaTGCCAAATGAAGGAGAACCAAACCAAGATCGTTAATCTAtttgttattaataataataacctaGTAAATGTATTAGGTAATCGTTTTAATACATCACTTATATATCTGTCCTAAGAACATAAGATTGTAGCCGGTTTAAGACAACTAAACAATCAATCCTGAGTGTTAAAAGCATAGGTTATTTAGATGTACTTAGTTTACAGCAAGACCTAGGGGTTTTGTCTAGCCTTGATGCATTCAAGCCTAGTGATCCAAGGAATAAGGACTATAAGCGCATGGAGTTACCTGGGGATATGCATATATTACAGGACATGATTTAAAATTAAAATGTGATGGATTTAAGCAGTAGGTCGTATATGTACCGTTACATCCATGGGAGACAGAAATTCATGGAAGAAATTGTAATTAGCAGCTCTAAGGAAGCAACCACCTAGATGAACAAGGCCACCTGCCCGTGGGAAGCAGGTTGGGAGATGGTAACGAGCTTGAATGTAGCAACTATTGCATTGATCCTCTGAGAGGTCTTCATAACATGCGGCCATTACATATATTTTGTAGGGTTCTTTCCCAGTCGATGTTTGCCCTGCTTTTGGAGCAaaaaagttctcccttataagaATGTTATTAGCTTCGTTGAAATTCACTACAAAATTCGTCACGTTTCCAAACTCCTTCTTTTCGCAAACCTTTGTAAGCAAATCGAAATGACTACCACCCTCCTTTGTCGACGGTTCTTTTAGTTCTTGTGCCGCTGCTACTAGTTGTATCACCGATAATAGACGTAGGAGGAAGAACATGAAAGAATGATGATGTTCTGCCATGCAAGAGAGGAAGACATGCAGAACAAGAGAGATTTGTTTTAGGCTTTTTAAGTTAATGTTTTGATATGTGGTTTAGTTTTGGTTGAGAGACAGAAGTGGTGAAACTAATAATCCCTAAAAATATACATACATAGCATCAACTGAAATTGGCTAATTTGGGTGATCAATCACCTAAATTAGCCACTAAATGATCAACAGGAATTTTGGAAGATCACGCTTGTCTATTAATCAAGTTGATCTTGGATGGATAATGCAGTTATGAGGCCTCATAagtttttagggtttatgatattCAGGGAAGAAGGAGAGGTGAATTGTTCGTGTGGATTGCATGCGTATCACATCTTTTAAAGATCTAGGTAGGTGGTATGCCATTAAAGAGAAATTTTGGAAagatactactacattaattgaacatgttgatgtgctagcctaccaacgagcctcatgggtaacctaaccaagagagccgaagcggatggggctgagattgtgtcataaggggggcaaactaactctaacttccatgttaatttctgcaatattacgccattgggggctcgaacctgggacctcctgaaaCACATGAAACTTTGGGGTACGGGGAttaccagctgagctaggtacccgtttttttttgttttttggcaAATAAACCAAACAAAGGACTACACATTCTTGTGATCGGCACAGAGGGCCGGTACAAGCCATACAGGAGGGACGTACCACACCATATGAGTTACACTTTTTTTAGCCCATTGGGCGAGTTCGTGTGCTACCTTGTTTGACCTACGATTTATATAGACAAATTGCACGAAACTAATTTTTTGACTTAGGGTTCTTGTGTCTTCAAAGCTTGAATGGGTGTGATAATCACCAAGGAAGATCTTCTTGTTAATCAGTTCAATAATTCCGGCTGCATCACTCTCCACGACAATCTTCTTCTCCTTCCTCACCAATGCTATCTTTAGTGTTTCTGTGATCGTCTTCacttctgcttcttctgctgaGTAGCATATTAGGTTTGTTGATTCGACATATATGAATGATTCCTTCGA comes from Papaver somniferum cultivar HN1 chromosome 7, ASM357369v1, whole genome shotgun sequence and encodes:
- the LOC113300129 gene encoding putative cysteine-rich receptor-like protein kinase 43 → MAEHHHSFMFFLLRLLSVIQLVAAAQELKEPSTKEGGSHFDLLTKVCEKKEFGNVTNFVVNFNEANNILIRENFFAPKAGQTSTGKEPYKIYVMAACYEDLSEDQCNSCYIQARYHLPTCFPRAGGLVHLGGCFLRAANYNFFHEFLSPMDVTICGPTLKDDKSRKESIKRMVYDTVKNFKKANGEAYTEDEYTWPLFWGSPLYVQANCWKTLDKFSCASCLDKSASTIVSCLPATEAWDLRAGCMIHYSDYPFFREGKSSRSSVRNTTITYIEIVLGATMVCVFAICIGIFAGKFIYDRKNRQQATMIAGADGDQSLFKRSLKFKYSTIEKATHYFSEANKLGQGGFGEVFKGTLADGREIAVKRLYVSPTNRSEEIFNEMNVISHCHHKNLVRFLGCSITTLDSILVYEFVPNKSLNLFLFDNEKKKELDWKKRFGIIKGTADGLAYLHEDCQIVIVHRDIKASNILLDLRFRPKIADFGLARFCADDTGNPKGIVIAGTFGYMSPEYLTHGQLTEKVDVYSYGVIVLEIVTGIQSNHFTADESLETLVTWTWKHYKTNKLSDIIDESIEIVEHHVEEEVKRVVQVGLLCTQEAAALRPTMKEVIQMLRQTDQPLPEPSKPPFFDETFGSAKNVNFLYGSSHGHSHHHENVPDFCKSHHSSTKHRH